From Mesomycoplasma dispar, a single genomic window includes:
- a CDS encoding mannitol-1-phosphate 5-dehydrogenase, which translates to MKVVHFGAGNIGRGLIAKLYQENQFEIILVDVNQKLIDELNEKGFYYVINFENSEKYQIKNYFAINLNDEKNLLKHLESADLISTSIGAKNLIYLAPIFAKLAKIEQKNKQIICFENGFRVSSDFKKSLQNCKFWQFVDTTIDQIAPNSNNLNVYTETYSEIILEKKKQKIKLKGVKYLENLDYFILRKLFFVNALHSGIAYLAYILKYNFIHEALNSPVIQKYVSQLKTVLIKVILFKNPLIKKEELDFYFEKIVKRFKNPILQDSVIRVARNPITKLGKSERFDLLLKCAKSAKLKLEELEIIYKTFANILNFDSKQDNQALKMQEKLVKNPEKFLKSQTNLEDSEVQKVLNFYYNQKRD; encoded by the coding sequence ATGAAAGTTGTTCATTTTGGCGCTGGAAATATCGGACGCGGATTGATTGCAAAACTATATCAAGAAAACCAGTTTGAAATTATTTTGGTTGATGTAAACCAAAAATTAATTGATGAACTCAACGAAAAAGGTTTTTATTATGTGATTAATTTTGAAAATAGTGAAAAATATCAGATAAAAAATTATTTTGCAATTAACTTAAATGATGAGAAAAATTTATTAAAACATTTAGAAAGTGCCGATCTGATTTCGACTTCAATTGGCGCTAAAAATTTAATTTATTTAGCGCCAATTTTTGCAAAACTAGCAAAAATTGAGCAAAAAAATAAGCAAATTATTTGTTTTGAAAACGGGTTTCGAGTTAGTTCTGACTTTAAAAAGAGTCTTCAAAATTGTAAATTTTGACAATTTGTTGATACAACAATTGACCAAATTGCCCCAAATTCAAACAATTTAAACGTTTATACTGAAACATATTCAGAAATTATTCTTGAGAAAAAAAAGCAAAAAATCAAACTAAAGGGAGTAAAATATTTAGAAAATTTGGACTATTTTATTCTCCGAAAGTTATTTTTTGTAAACGCTTTACACTCAGGAATCGCCTATTTAGCCTATATTTTAAAGTATAATTTCATTCATGAAGCTTTAAATTCTCCAGTAATTCAAAAATATGTTAGCCAACTAAAAACTGTTTTAATTAAAGTAATTTTATTCAAAAATCCGTTAATTAAGAAAGAAGAACTGGATTTTTACTTTGAAAAAATAGTTAAAAGATTTAAAAATCCAATTTTGCAAGACTCAGTTATACGTGTTGCCCGAAATCCGATCACTAAATTAGGTAAAAGTGAAAGATTTGATTTGTTATTAAAATGTGCAAAAAGTGCAAAATTGAAACTTGAAGAATTAGAAATTATTTATAAAACTTTTGCAAACATTCTAAATTTTGACTCAAAACAAGACAATCAAGCACTGAAAATGCAAGAAAAGCTTGTAAAAAATCCTGAAAAATTCCTAAAAAGTCAGACAAATCTAGAAGATTCTGAAGTCCAAAAAGTACTTAATTTCTACTATAATCAAAAGAGAGACTAG
- a CDS encoding MurR/RpiR family transcriptional regulator — MYTNLINDLLQLSKQNHNFIDKEIADFLLSNIDKIMTLKLGVIAEKVNCSTASVIKFCKKLGFKGLKDFLPALDRNYSYLQVQEKRSSDNKITDKNKIISSYHALISKNLANLYSLNHDSVIKLAMLLKKTKHIMLFGKGSNLESINIFANYLSKLQYHVDYHYDFEVQEKWVEKSVESSVCIFFSFSGMHQVINELVSKMKAKSCTIVSFTSNYESNLYKESSVSLLTFKNEDVLENHTSARIAFIYLIMQIINLLKN; from the coding sequence ATGTATACGAATTTGATTAATGATTTGTTGCAACTTTCAAAACAAAATCATAATTTCATTGATAAAGAAATCGCAGATTTTCTACTTTCAAATATTGACAAAATTATGACTTTGAAATTAGGAGTAATCGCAGAAAAAGTTAATTGCTCGACCGCATCGGTGATTAAATTTTGCAAAAAACTAGGATTTAAGGGTCTTAAAGATTTCCTACCAGCACTTGATCGCAATTATTCTTATTTACAAGTCCAAGAAAAACGCTCGTCTGATAACAAAATTACTGATAAAAATAAAATTATTAGTTCATATCATGCTCTCATTAGCAAAAATTTAGCCAATCTTTACAGTCTAAATCACGATTCTGTTATAAAATTAGCGATGCTTTTGAAAAAAACCAAGCATATAATGCTTTTTGGCAAAGGTTCAAACTTAGAATCTATCAATATTTTTGCTAATTATTTATCAAAGTTACAATATCATGTCGATTATCATTATGATTTTGAAGTTCAGGAAAAATGAGTTGAAAAATCAGTAGAATCTAGTGTTTGCATTTTTTTTAGTTTCTCTGGAATGCACCAGGTAATTAATGAATTAGTTAGTAAAATGAAAGCAAAAAGTTGCACTATTGTTTCATTTACTTCAAATTATGAAAGTAATTTATATAAAGAATCTTCAGTTAGCCTTTTAACTTTTAAAAACGAAGATGTTCTAGAAAATCACACTTCAGCACGTATTGCCTTTATTTATTTGATCATGCAAATTATTAATTTGCTTAAAAATTAG
- a CDS encoding PTS sugar transporter subunit IIA yields the protein MNLKLENIHLNQIINSKKEAFQRLIEIFQKKNCCKYQYLQSMEKRDLESSVALGNYLALAHGNYEGNDLIFQNCIEIIHLKNTLDWDGQPVRFIIGLAVKNTEQIDYIQKIGLAFIEIEKVEEILNDPNLNKEKVFNWINNS from the coding sequence ATGAATTTAAAACTAGAAAATATCCACTTAAATCAAATTATTAATTCAAAAAAAGAAGCGTTTCAGAGACTAATTGAAATTTTTCAGAAAAAAAATTGTTGCAAGTATCAATATTTACAATCAATGGAAAAACGTGATTTAGAATCTTCAGTTGCTCTTGGAAACTATCTTGCGCTTGCACACGGAAATTATGAAGGTAATGATTTAATTTTTCAAAACTGTATTGAAATTATTCATCTAAAAAATACACTTGACTGGGATGGACAACCAGTCAGATTTATTATTGGACTTGCTGTAAAAAACACAGAACAAATTGATTATATCCAAAAAATTGGTCTTGCTTTTATTGAAATTGAAAAAGTGGAAGAAATTTTAAATGACCCAAATTTAAACAAGGAAAAAGTTTTTAACTGAATAAATAATAGCTAA
- a CDS encoding PTS mannitol transporter subunit IICB: MANLVKIFKTKIQSFGGLLGQMIMPIIGIFIAWGLLTSFFIPTGWTPNKELATMVGTGIVYIIPILICFLGGYKIYKIRGGAIAGVVAIAAVAAGQSEIFIKITGNSAPMLVSVMLFGPISALILKHSEKFWINKIPSGYQMLANNFYLGILGFFLLFPTYYLSIYLIGYFIKSLGFLTEKMGQWKLYPLIALIVEPAKILFLNNAINHGVFTTLGAIQVTETGKSILFLLESNPGPGLGLLLFYLIFSKDKTTKAQATSSIPIHFLGGIHEVYFPFALLRPILILALIAGGVFGNAIFQIFNVGAVAPVSPGSIIAQYIQVEKSTNSLVGITIAIFGSAIVTLISGWAINFVTKLLNKNKTEKGNLDFSQAKEIIENEKMQVKNTQKLSWKKIIFACDAGMGSSVMAASILRKILKENDILDIEISNLAIADLSGDEEIIITIQSLEDRVRSKNSTAKIIALNQFLDKKSYENIALEIKKIQENKDSF; the protein is encoded by the coding sequence ATGGCTAATTTAGTCAAAATTTTTAAAACTAAAATTCAGTCATTTGGCGGACTTTTAGGGCAAATGATAATGCCAATTATCGGTATTTTTATTGCCTGAGGTCTACTTACTTCCTTTTTTATTCCAACAGGCTGAACACCAAATAAAGAACTTGCAACGATGGTTGGAACTGGAATTGTTTATATAATTCCAATTTTAATTTGCTTTCTTGGTGGTTATAAAATCTACAAAATTCGCGGCGGCGCGATTGCTGGGGTTGTGGCAATCGCCGCAGTTGCTGCTGGACAATCAGAAATTTTTATAAAAATTACTGGTAATTCTGCACCAATGTTAGTCTCAGTTATGCTGTTTGGCCCAATATCAGCGCTAATTTTGAAACATAGTGAAAAATTTTGAATTAATAAAATTCCAAGCGGCTATCAAATGTTAGCGAATAATTTCTATCTCGGAATTTTAGGTTTTTTTCTCCTTTTTCCTACTTATTATTTATCGATTTATCTCATTGGTTATTTTATTAAATCGCTTGGGTTCTTAACCGAAAAAATGGGACAGTGAAAATTATATCCTTTGATTGCCTTAATTGTTGAACCAGCAAAAATTCTTTTTCTAAATAATGCAATAAATCACGGTGTTTTTACAACTTTAGGGGCAATTCAAGTAACTGAAACTGGTAAGTCAATTTTATTTTTATTAGAATCAAATCCTGGACCTGGGCTCGGACTTTTGTTATTTTATTTAATTTTTTCAAAAGATAAAACTACAAAAGCACAAGCAACTTCTTCAATTCCGATCCATTTTTTAGGCGGAATTCACGAAGTTTATTTTCCTTTTGCGCTTTTAAGACCAATTTTAATTTTAGCATTGATTGCTGGTGGGGTTTTTGGAAATGCAATTTTTCAAATTTTCAATGTTGGCGCAGTTGCTCCTGTCTCTCCAGGCTCAATTATTGCCCAATATATTCAAGTCGAAAAATCCACAAATTCTCTAGTTGGAATTACAATTGCAATTTTTGGTTCAGCAATAGTTACTTTAATTAGCGGGTGAGCGATTAATTTTGTAACGAAATTATTAAATAAAAATAAGACAGAAAAAGGAAATCTTGACTTTAGTCAAGCAAAAGAAATAATTGAAAATGAGAAAATGCAAGTAAAAAATACTCAAAAATTATCTTGAAAAAAAATAATTTTTGCCTGTGATGCTGGGATGGGTTCTTCAGTAATGGCCGCTTCGATTTTAAGGAAAATTTTAAAAGAAAATGATATTTTGGATATTGAAATTTCCAATTTAGCAATTGCCGATCTAAGTGGTGATGAGGAAATTATTATTACAATTCAAAGTTTAGAAGACCGCGTTAGATCGAAAAATTCAACAGCAAAAATTATCGCTCTGAATCAATTTTTGGATAAAAAATCTTACGAAAATATAGCACTAGAAATTAAAAAAATACAAGAAAATAAGGATAGTTTCTAA
- a CDS encoding IS3 family transposase, with translation MVKENNVIISMSRIGNSLDNYEVEYFFWNLKSECLSQINIKKLTFAELENQIKNYVNFYNQKRIQSNLKWKTPEQVWRSLSF, from the coding sequence ATGGTAAAGGAAAATAATGTGATAATTTCAATGTCGAGAATCGGCAATTCACTTGATAATTATGAAGTCGAATATTTCTTTTGGAATTTAAAATCAGAATGTCTAAGTCAGATAAATATTAAAAAACTAACTTTTGCTGAACTCGAAAATCAAATAAAAAATTATGTAAATTTTTATAACCAAAAACGTATACAATCTAATTTAAAGTGAAAAACACCAGAGCAAGTTTGGAGAAGTTTATCTTTTTAA